The genomic interval CAATGCCCTTATCCAGTTGCTCAATGCTGACCCAGATACGACGGTGCGACAAGAAGAAAGCACCACAGGAGCCGAGCACCATCAACAGGCAGCCGAGCCAGACCACCCAGACGCCGGGGTCTTTGGCCACCTGCAGGCCGGTGTAATAGCTTTGCGTTGCCTCAAGCAGACTGACTGAATAAGCACCACCGCGTTTTTCATCAAACTGCGGATAGTTTTTCATAACGATAAAGGGTGCTCCGGTACCGACCTTCACCTGGGCGGCCGGGCCGAAGTTCTGATAACTCTCGGCATAGCCCAGGGCAATCAGGGAAGCGCCACCGGGAAGCTTGAGACGCTTGCCTTGGGCCCCCTGCACGATTACGGTTTCGCCGGTCTCATTGTTTTTGACACGGAACTTATAAACCGGGTCACCGGTCGGGCCGTAGCTGGACTGGTAGAAGGTCAAGCCTTTGTAGCTCAAGGGATCGTTAACCTCAATCGTCTTCTTCAAGACTTCTTTGCCATTCTCAAGAACAACCAGGTCGCTGGTAAAGTCTTTGGGACGGCCACCACCTTCGTAAAAGGTGACCTCGAAATTATCGCAACGGACTTCGAAACCAAGAGGAATCGGGGTTTGCCCGGCCCGCGGCCAGACAGCATCAACCGATTTGCCTTCAACGATATTGATATAGGCCTTGAAACCCCAGATGTTACCGATCATGGCACCGAGGAAGATGATCAGGATCGAGGTGTGGGTCACGTAAACACCGAAGCGGGACAGCTTGCCTTTTTGTGAAAACAGATAAACCTTGTCATCCTGCTCGGTGACCACCGGCGCGGCAAATTTACTGCTGAGCAGTGCGACCACTTTATCGCGGACGCTCTCGATGGTGCCCTCTGCGACAACTTCGCCCTTACTGGAAAAGGTGCGAAACAGGTTGTCATCGGCCACCAGGGTGGGCTCGCGCACAATCTTGATGATCCTGGGCAGGCGCTTGATCGAGCAGCAGATCAGGTTGACGGCAAAGAGGCCCATCAGGGAGAGGAACCAGTAAGAGTGGTACATGTCGAAAAACTGCAGGGTGTCGAGGGCCTTGTAGGTCGACTCGCTCATGCCGTAGTTCTGCATGTACTCCTGGGGAGACTTGTTCTGCTCAATCACCGTACCGATAATCGAGGTCGTTGCCAGCAGAATCAAAGTGATAATCGCAAGCTTCAGGGAACAGAAAAAGTCCCATAGCTCGTCAGTGAAGCTCTTTTCTTTATTCAAGATAATTTCTCCTGA from Deltaproteobacteria bacterium IMCC39524 carries:
- a CDS encoding cytochrome c biogenesis protein ResB → MNKEKSFTDELWDFFCSLKLAIITLILLATTSIIGTVIEQNKSPQEYMQNYGMSESTYKALDTLQFFDMYHSYWFLSLMGLFAVNLICCSIKRLPRIIKIVREPTLVADDNLFRTFSSKGEVVAEGTIESVRDKVVALLSSKFAAPVVTEQDDKVYLFSQKGKLSRFGVYVTHTSILIIFLGAMIGNIWGFKAYINIVEGKSVDAVWPRAGQTPIPLGFEVRCDNFEVTFYEGGGRPKDFTSDLVVLENGKEVLKKTIEVNDPLSYKGLTFYQSSYGPTGDPVYKFRVKNNETGETVIVQGAQGKRLKLPGGASLIALGYAESYQNFGPAAQVKVGTGAPFIVMKNYPQFDEKRGGAYSVSLLEATQSYYTGLQVAKDPGVWVVWLGCLLMVLGSCGAFFLSHRRIWVSIEQLDKGI